The genomic window ACAAACAGGGagactcagacagcaacttccattttaactgtgcatgtgccgtcactggaagttgctgtcagatgTCCATGAGTAATAGTGAGTGCCGATAACCTCACTGTTATTTCGACCACAAAATCCCACCTAATGTTAAAGCATGACTGGTATAATGAAATTCCAATGCCATTTTCAATCATCACATAAAAAAAACAAGTAAAGACCGTGTACAATCCCTTTCAACCTCTGATGGCCTGACAGGATCTTTTTGATATAAGACAGATTAGCTTCTGATCGATTAATACTTAACTTTCACTCAATATTACTCCCCTTAACCTAAGCCAGATTTTCACATTGAAATTCTGCTTGAATGCATTCACACTAAATGCTAGTGATCTTTGTGAATAAGGTGTTTCACATTTACAGAACATTTATGGAATAATCCATGGCTTGGTGGGTAATATTTCCACCTCAGTCAGTAGGTTCAAATTCCACTTCAGAGTCTGGAGcagagaatcaaggctgacactccagtgtggtactgaaggaaagctgcattgtcggaggtgctgtcgtTTGAACGAGACATTAAAcccaagccccatctgccctctccaaAGCATGTAAATTGGTCCACAGTACAATTTcgaagagcaggggggttctccccaatatttgtccctcaatcaactccACAAAAAAAGACTATCTGGTCATTGCAAATTATATgagagatcttgctgtgtgcaaattggctactgcgtttcctactttacaacagtgaatacacttaaaCAGTACTTCAtgtgctgtaaaatgctttgggattctttacagtgtgtgtctctctctcccatcttATCCCATCcaggttatactccagaaagcctgtTATTGAAGGATCAAAACTGGAGCCAATTTATACActattataagcatttatttacaaagttacacattacaagcatacaactCCTAACCCAAGTACCACGGTTCCAATTTTTGTCTATTTATAGGGCACAAGTAaatccccaattaatgcccaccacctgcaatcaaatacaattaatatacaattaacagatttctTTCTCTCACTAAATAAAATATGTACAACTAAAGcccccatattctgtacaaagcattacaatgCAAGACACCTCTTCTCTCGGACACCAAATAAATGCTCAGGATGtgcattgttttacaaaaagagttgatgacttgcatcatccatttaattttagagatttctttATCtcgagcatttgtttcaagccagtaagatcaatccataaccttttctcactcatgcTTTTCGTAGCGTGTACATTATCAAACAATGAACAATTATCtagataacattcaatgggtatactatcaaTGCACCCATTCTAGAGTCTCGCACTTTTTAACAAACAGAATCCCATACCTACTACCTCCACAATAGCCAAtgtttcagcagccaaagtacttttaacaacccttttcattttcttagcttcccaagctaaaggacatgtCCCATTTTCACGCATCAGAAatgttatgaaaccagctgcactagaatacccatcaggaagataagcttgtgaagcattgctaaaaatgactagcttcacgTTCTTTGGGTCATCTAAGGATGGGAACTTGAGTACACATTTTTCCAGATTTAATTTTTGAAATGTTTTATTTTCCCTTAAAACATATTCGACTTTAGGGCGTTTCATCAAACCACttaactccaatacatcaaaactagcatctggtctagtcggagtgcccaaccagttcaactaACCAATCAAGCTtccaaaccaatatatttaaaagccccacaagcctgactcccaatttgaaattctactctaatttttacacatttctcaaattctgcagtaccactCCATAAGAAACTGTCAACATGTATCATgcagatgcctgaaagttttcctttatgataccaataaaatatttcaggatctgcctttagttgaacacaacctattttcagcaaaacatctCTTGATGAAAAGTACCACACTCTGGAAACATCATTCAGGCCATATAgatatttgtttagtttccattgtTTTCgttctgcacctcctgcctctttggGTCATTtctgaaacacttctctctgaaaagtatcgccTTACAGAAATGCAGTTCTTATGACAATTGATCTGCActtccatgaatatgtggccaaaagagtgaAAAAGATTTTTAAGGTTATTTTTCCAACATTGGGagaatccactctaacatctgtatcacccagctgCTCTTCAAAATCCCTAGCAACTTGTCTCATTTTAGCCTTATAAAACCCATCGGCAAGGATTTTTTCAGTACAATCAATCTAGGTGACAAAGCTGGTTACCccatatctggtacctcagaataaattaCAAACTCTCGCCAACTAATTCCCTTTGTTCTGCctctcattagtttatcctcaagtttattggcagccaccaaaacttcagtcGTGAAACTTCTGCTTCTGGCTCTGTTCAGATACAACGTGGccctcatttcattgtgtaatcttttAAGCTATGGCCTCTACTTGCCCTTTTATGTCTGTCAGGACTACAAATGTAtgatctccctcttgcactatcaCAGGCTCTTCAGTATGTGATCATTTTCTGACACGAGTCACTTCCGGACCCACTATCGGTACTTGTAACTTGAAGACAATTTGTTTttcctctgattcttatcacctgatgcaatTAATATTTATCTCAcactgatgagaaacatcaggttttgttaaggggattcaATAACGTCCGGACTGAATAAACTGAtttactgactttccaaaaataattatcTTACCATGTTCCAtgccaagtttcatttgtgcctttttcatcggtttactcaacagcatgggtatctcactagagacaacAGTACTTACAAAATGGCTCACtgaagctattttacatggaattataaTGCTCTTTAGTGATCTCAATGCGCTATTATCAAAGCTAAAGAAAGTAGTACTTTTATAGTCAACCGTGCGACAATCCTCACtactgttccacatactgttgaagtaTAAGCACCATCTAGAATGGCAGTTAAAGGCGTCCAcgtctaacacattcatcacaggattaaAATTCCTTGTGGCCGATGTAATTCATTGAGATTTATCATTaacttcatcctcttcctcagaattctcccCATCATGTGTcgttttgaggatcctgcctctccacattaggCAATTCATTACACGATAGTTCAAGTCAGACCTGAAGCATTCATTCGCTGTTCCTTGGGCACTCTTGAGATTCACTGACCCATTATTTTTGTTTCAATTTTGTCTTCTGTTCTAATAGCCAGCTCTGCCCatctttaatccttccattgtattggTGTCTGTGTCCACTACCTGGcccattttgaaatctggcaatcacGGAGTCCTCTATtctgtgtcactgcagaatgtcccatttgttccacgaaggctgaaggaaataatttttccccaggaatttctttttcttttaaaaagacaGCAGATATCTGATCTGACAGGGTCTCCTTCTCAGAGAACCAAACACCAGTTAGAAACAGAAGCATCTCCGTttgagacaccttagcacaatgCAGTAACTTAGATGCAAgttctgaaccagggatctccaaagtgaacTGTCAATCTTTactacaatctgttaaagtccatgatgtaTTCGTCCACGGGAagaccatctgttttccgaaatccaTCAGTCAGACGATGCCTCGCTGACATTTagcagatcatctttcttgtagatttcatccaggACCTCTAATAGCAGGTCTAAACCTTCATAActatccaactgatgggcatccagctcactttgggcggcacagtggcgcagtggttagcaccgcagcctcacagctcctgcgacccgggttcaattctgggtactgcctgtgtggagtttgcaaattctccctgtgtctgtgtgggtttcctccgggtgctccggtttcctcccacatgccaaagacttgcaggttgataggtaaattggccattagcaattgcccctagtgtaggtcagtgTTAGGaaaataggtggggatgtggtaggaatatgggattagtgtagcattagtagaaatgggtggttgatggtcggcacagactcggtgggccgaaagggcctgtttcagtctctAAANNNNNNNNNNNNNNNNNNNNNNNNNNNNNNNNNNNNNNNNNNNNNNNNNNNNNNNNNNNNNNNNNNNNNNNNNNNNNNNNNNNNNNNNNNNNNNNNNNNNNNNNNNNNNNNNNNNNNNNNNNNNNNNNNNNNNNNNNNNNNNNNNNNNNNNNNNNNNNNNNNNNNNNNNNNNNNNNNNNNNNNNNNNNNNNNNNNNNNNNtaggggaagggggaagggggagggggaggggagaagggaagggggaagggggaggggggaggggagaagggaagggggaagggggagggggaagggggaagggggaggggggaggggggaggggagaggggaagggggaggggagaggggagtgggaggggagaggggagtgggaggggagaggggagaggggagtgggaggggggaggggggagtgggagggggggaggggggagtgggaggggggagggggggaaggggaagggggaaggggggaagggggagaagagggggagaggggaagggggagaagagggggagaggggaagggggagaagagggggagaggggaagggggagaagagggggagaggggaaggggggaggggagaaggggaggggagaaggggaggggagaggggagagggggaggggggaaggggagagggggagggggagggagaggggagagggggaggggggaaggggagagggggaggggagagggaggaggggggaaggggagagggggaggggagagggggaggggagaggaggaggggagaagggagagggggaggggagagggggaaggggggaggggagaggggagagggggaagggggaggggagggagagggagagggggaagggggaggggggaagggggagggggagagggagagggggagagggggaagggggaggggaggggagggggaagggggaggggaggggagaggggagggaagggggaggggagggggaagggggaggggagagggggaagggggagggggaaagggggagggggaggggagaggggaaggggagagggggaggggggagggagagggggagggggaagggggagagggggagggggaagggggaggggggaagggggaggggggaagggggaagggggagggggaagggggagggggagggggggagggggaggggtgggaagggggaagggggagggtggaggggggaaggggggaagggggagggtggaggggggaagggggaaggggaggggggagggggaaaggggagggggagggggaagggaggggaaggggaggggaaggggaaggggaagggggagggggaagggggaggggaagggaggggaagggggaggggaggggaaggggaggggaagggggagggggaagggggaggggaaggtggagggggaaggggaaggggaaggtggagggggaaggggaaggtggagggggaaggggaaggtggagggggaaggggaaggaggagggggagggggaaggggagggggaagggggaggggaaggtggatggggaagggggaggggagggtagggggagggggagggggaggggaggggaagagggagggggaaggaggggaagggggagggggaaggggaggggagggggaaggggaggggaggggagggggaaggggagggggaaggggagggaagagggagggggaaggggaggggaagagggagggggaaggggaggggaaggggagggggaagggggagggggatggggaagggggaaggggaagggggagggggatgggggagggggaggggaagggggaggggaagggggaggggggagggggaagggggaggggaagggggaggggaagggggagggggaagtggagggggaggggagggggaagtggagggggagggggagggggaagtggagggggaggggagggggaagtggagggggaggggagggggaagtggagggggaggggagggggaggggaggggaggggagggggggaggggaggggggaggggagggggaggggagggggaggagggggaagtggagggggaggggaaggggagggggacggggaggggaggggagggggagggggagggggaggggaggggaagggggagagggggagggggagggggagggggagggggaaggggaaggggaaggggaagggggggaagggggaggggaaggggaaggggaaggggaagtgagggggagggggggaggagggggagggggagggggggaggggggagggggaggggaagggaagggggaggggaagggggaggggaagggggagggggaagggggagggggaaggggaggggggaagggggagggggaaggggaggggggaaggggaaggggagggggggaagggggaggggaagggggagggggaaggggaggggggaagggggaggggaaggggggaagggtgagggggaagggtgagggggaagggggaagggggagggggaggggggagggggaggggggaggggggaggggaaggggggagggggagggggaagggaagaggggaagggaatatgggagggggaggggagacgggg from Heterodontus francisci isolate sHetFra1 chromosome 3, sHetFra1.hap1, whole genome shotgun sequence includes these protein-coding regions:
- the LOC137366673 gene encoding uncharacterized protein; translation: PLPLSPPPPPSPSPSPPPPSPPPLPPSPPPPLPPPPSPPPSPPPLPLPPSPSPSPFPPPLPPPPSPSPFPSPFPSPFPSPPPPPSPPPPPPPPPLPLTSPSPSPSPPPSPPSPSPSPSPSPSPSPSPSPPSPPPPSTSPSSPSPPPPLPPPLPPSPPLPSPSPPPPLPPPLPLHFPLPSPSTSPSPSPSTSPSPPPPLPPPPETLSDQISAVFLKEKEIPGEKLFPSAFVEQMGHSAVTQNRGLRDCQISKWARWCLYFNSMWNSSEDCRTVDYKSTTFFSFDNSALRSLKSIIIPCKIASVSHFVSTVVSSEIPMLLSKPMKKAQMKLGMEHGCVQLKADPEIFYWYHKGKLSGICMIHVDSFLWSGTAEFEKCVKIRVEFQIGSQACGAFKYIGLEA